In Cydia pomonella isolate Wapato2018A chromosome 1, ilCydPomo1, whole genome shotgun sequence, one genomic interval encodes:
- the LOC133528153 gene encoding uncharacterized protein LOC133528153 isoform X2: MKMVTQAEIIILLNIFVHVYSTESLFTLFHQDVSKRFDTVQNIQSEKRVWNDLRNKVHKYFKEGLGKQDSPMGYFIHVVPKNNLKNRRLFEYNRYEGESVIGVPSNQWHLPDAEPILPGHTLLRPTLGMLKSAVTFPHVEHDIGTGGAGIYGNPSNLGIRYGGRSGRILYSSNRRMLSDYAEVKSKPTDLTSSLPKSKLISI, encoded by the exons ATGAAAATGGTTACGCAGGCcgaaattataattttgttaaat atatttgtgcATGTGTACTCAACAGAATCATTATTTACTCTGTTTCACCAGGATGTCTCAAAG CGTTTTGATACAGTACAGAATATACAATCAGAGAAAAGAGTATGGAATGATTTAAGAAACAAAGTTCACAag tATTTCAAAGAGGGTCTTGGAAAACAAGACTCTCCGATGGgttactttattcatgtagttCCAAAA aacaatttaaaaaacagaCGATTATTTGAATACAACCGATATGAAGGCGAGAGTGTGATTGGTGTCCCATCAAACCAGTGGCATCTTCCCGACGCAGAGCCAATCCTACCTGGACACACGCTGTTAAGGCCCACGCTAGGGATGCTGAAGTCAGCAGTGACGTTTCCTCACGTCGAACATGATATCGGAACAGGCGGGGCAGGAATTTACGGAAACCCAAGTAATCTAGGTATTCG ATACGGCGGCAGAAGTGGTAGAATACTTTACAGCAGCAATAGAAGAATGTTGTCAGATTACGCTGAG GTGAAGTCCAAGCCTACTGATTTGACGTCATCACTTCCAAAATCTAAGTTAATTTCCATTTGA
- the LOC133528153 gene encoding uncharacterized protein LOC133528153 isoform X1, whose translation MKMVTQAEIIILLNIFVHVYSTESLFTLFHQDVSKRFDTVQNIQSEKRVWNDLRNKVHKYFKEGLGKQDSPMGYFIHVVPKNNLKNRRLFEYNRYEGESVIGVPSNQWHLPDAEPILPGHTLLRPTLGMLKSAVTFPHVEHDIGTGGAGIYGNPSNLGIRYGGRSGRILYSSNRRMLSDYAEVKSKPTDLTSSLPKSKFYLVPVTLDSVRDSGAKKLIIDILNNINPNQTYRHRMI comes from the exons ATGAAAATGGTTACGCAGGCcgaaattataattttgttaaat atatttgtgcATGTGTACTCAACAGAATCATTATTTACTCTGTTTCACCAGGATGTCTCAAAG CGTTTTGATACAGTACAGAATATACAATCAGAGAAAAGAGTATGGAATGATTTAAGAAACAAAGTTCACAag tATTTCAAAGAGGGTCTTGGAAAACAAGACTCTCCGATGGgttactttattcatgtagttCCAAAA aacaatttaaaaaacagaCGATTATTTGAATACAACCGATATGAAGGCGAGAGTGTGATTGGTGTCCCATCAAACCAGTGGCATCTTCCCGACGCAGAGCCAATCCTACCTGGACACACGCTGTTAAGGCCCACGCTAGGGATGCTGAAGTCAGCAGTGACGTTTCCTCACGTCGAACATGATATCGGAACAGGCGGGGCAGGAATTTACGGAAACCCAAGTAATCTAGGTATTCG ATACGGCGGCAGAAGTGGTAGAATACTTTACAGCAGCAATAGAAGAATGTTGTCAGATTACGCTGAG GTGAAGTCCAAGCCTACTGATTTGACGTCATCACTTCCAAAATCTAA ATTCTATCTCGTACCTGTTACTTTAGACTCG GTGAGAGACAGCGGAGCAAAGAAATTgatcattgacatattaaaCAACATAAATCCTAACCAAACCTACCGGCACAG